The genomic window TGTGATGCCCGGCGCCACCGGCCAGAACCTGGTGGGCGGGGCCGAACTGCGCTGGCGCCCCACCGACGACCTGGAGATGCGCCTGTCCGCCTCGCGCGGGCTGGCGCCGCGCCGCTCCTGGCCGGGTGGCTGGTCCTCGCCCATGGACGGCTGGGGCTTCACCGAGTGATCCAGCGCACGAGAGCCTGATTCCATGTCCATCCGTCGTACCGCCGCCTCTTCATCCGGCTCCCACGGTGCGGGGGGAGCTTTTTGGACCTCCCTTGCCGCCTGGAGCGCCCTGGTGATCGGCCTGGCCAACCTCGCCTTCATCATGTTCCTGTGGAACCGATTGCCCGTCAAGGATCTGGAGGACGAGGCGGGAGACCTGCTCCAGCGTGGGCAGGCCATGGTGGAGGACGTGGCGGATCGCTTGCCGGAGTCCGCCCCGGAGAGGGGGGGGGAGCCGGCCCCGGCCGTCGCCACAGGGACATTGGCCGGCCGGGAGGAGCCCCTCAGCCCGGCGCCGCCCACCGAGGCGGAGGCCCAGGCCCAGGCGGCCCCCGAGGACGCCCGTCCGGGCATCCGCCTGCAAGTATTGAACGGAACCGGCGTGCGGCTGGTGGCGGCCCAGGCCGCCGATGGCCTGCGCCGCTTGCGCTACGACGTCCGCGAGACGGGCAACGCCCGCGAGCCATTGGACAAGACGCGCATCGTCAGCCGGGTGAAGGATCCGGCGCCCTCCCTCCGGCTGGCCCAGGACCTGGGCCTC from bacterium includes these protein-coding regions:
- a CDS encoding LytR C-terminal domain-containing protein; this translates as MSIRRTAASSSGSHGAGGAFWTSLAAWSALVIGLANLAFIMFLWNRLPVKDLEDEAGDLLQRGQAMVEDVADRLPESAPERGGEPAPAVATGTLAGREEPLSPAPPTEAEAQAQAAPEDARPGIRLQVLNGTGVRLVAAQAADGLRRLRYDVRETGNAREPLDKTRIVSRVKDPAPSLRLAQDLGLSSARISYAADPNLVDVDLTLIMGADYRKLPVMGKR